One window from the genome of Candidatus Liberimonas magnetica encodes:
- a CDS encoding ribosome maturation factor RimP: MSTIEELEKVIAPVLETDKFELVDINYGKEGGKKVLRVFIDKEGGVKLADCEAVSLKIEEAVETSELIPDDYVIEVSSPGLDRIIKKEKDFIKFTGQDVKISVFAPIDGQRNFTGKLLWAGEGKVKIADISGKTLEIEIEKIARARLNPEIRI; the protein is encoded by the coding sequence ATGAGCACGATAGAAGAGCTTGAAAAAGTTATTGCACCAGTACTTGAGACAGATAAATTTGAGCTTGTCGATATTAATTACGGAAAAGAAGGCGGCAAGAAGGTGTTGCGTGTTTTCATCGATAAAGAAGGCGGCGTAAAACTGGCAGATTGCGAGGCCGTGAGCCTCAAGATAGAAGAAGCGGTTGAAACTTCAGAGCTTATACCTGATGATTATGTAATAGAAGTGTCTTCGCCCGGGCTTGACAGGATAATAAAGAAAGAGAAAGACTTTATAAAGTTTACGGGGCAGGATGTGAAAATATCGGTTTTTGCACCGATTGACGGGCAGCGGAATTTTACAGGCAAACTGCTCTGGGCAGGCGAAGGAAAAGTCAAGATAGCCGATATATCCGGTAAGACGCTTGAGATAGAGATAGAAAAGATTGCAAGAGCCAGGTTGAACCCTGAGATAAGAATATAA